The genome window TATTCTTCAACGATACTCCTGCATGAAGTGCGTCCTTCTTTCATCGCCTCGTGGATCTTTTGTATAGTGGTTTCTTCGATTCGAAAATCTATTCCAGACAATCATTTCACATCCTTTCGTTGCAAAATGCCGATATCTCAGTATTGCTACGCATTGAGGAAAAGAAGAGGAAGGGCAAAAACCAAAAAGCTTAAGATCATAATAGCTGTTGAATAACCAATAACGTCTCTAGCCTTTAGCCCTGTTATTCCAAGAAGAGCAATAGCCCAGAAGGGTTGAACCATATTTGTCCAGGTGTTGCCATAGGCTACTGCGAGGGCAGACTTAATATAACTTGCACCCATCATTTCGGCCGATTTCATGGCGATGGGGCCTTGAACAGCCCATTGGCCACCGCCGCTAGGCACAAAGAGATTAACTATAGATGCGGTAATAAATGTCCATAGATAGAATGTATTTATAGTGCTAATCGAAACGAGGGCTGCGGATAGGACATCTACTAACCCAGAATAACGCACCATACCCATAATACCCGCATAGAGAGGGAATTGAAAAATTATGCCGCTAACCCCTGGAGTGGCGTCTTTTACCGCCTGAACATAGTCTGCCATTGTGCCGTGAAGGGCAATTCCAGCGAAGAAAAAGATGGTATTCACTATGTTCAGGTCGAGGCTAAATCCCTTCGTAGCGAAGTGGTAAACGATATAGGTAAAGCCGAGTAGGGCTAGAATATAGGCTATCGCTTTACTGTTGTTCATCTTATCACCGATGGTGACCACTGAACGAGTTTTGCTAACTATATCATCTGCCTTGTCCAAGTAGGCAGCCACGTCAGGTTCGAGAGGTTTAATTTCACCGTCCTTGGGGTGAATCATCCATGCGAAGAGGGGCGGGAAAACCAGTATTGCGATGGTTACTACAATGTTCATAGGATTAACCATGTAGTCCCAGATTGGGATGACGCCAATCTGTTTTTCTAGGAAATGCCCTGGTGTTGCAAT of Acetomicrobium sp. S15 = DSM 107314 contains these proteins:
- a CDS encoding short-chain fatty acid transporter, whose translation is MFRKLGQSMAALSFKYIPDPSIFAVLLTFIAFGLGIALTKSGPMDMVLNWYKGFWELLSFSMQMALMVITASTVANAPAIKKWISHLASVPKNSKQAVYFVALISVAVSIVHWGLSLVLGALLAREVGRSLRRRNVPFEYGLIGAAAYLGQMTWHGGMSASIGLLIATPGHFLEKQIGVIPIWDYMVNPMNIVVTIAILVFPPLFAWMIHPKDGEIKPLEPDVAAYLDKADDIVSKTRSVVTIGDKMNNSKAIAYILALLGFTYIVYHFATKGFSLDLNIVNTIFFFAGIALHGTMADYVQAVKDATPGVSGIIFQFPLYAGIMGMVRYSGLVDVLSAALVSISTINTFYLWTFITASIVNLFVPSGGGQWAVQGPIAMKSAEMMGASYIKSALAVAYGNTWTNMVQPFWAIALLGITGLKARDVIGYSTAIMILSFLVFALPLLFLNA